In the Haloarcula salinisoli genome, ACTTATATTACCCGGAGAGTCATCGGTCCCTATCTTGCGCCCGTCGACGTACAGAGCCAGTTCGTCCTCGTCGAGAGTCCCGACGACCACGTGTTGCTCGCCCTCGCTGATGGTATCCTCGGTCTGGATACAGTTCCCGGCGGAACAGCCCCCGCCACCGCCCTTGTTTGCGAGGAACCGCACTCTGTGGGTATCCCCGTCAGCGTCCCACAGCGTCATCAGCCAGTTGTCGTCGCCGTCGATGTGTTCGACCAGCTCCTGGGCGTCGCCTCCCCCGTCCTGCCGGTATCTGATTGCGATAGTGTATTCGGTGACCCCCTCTTCGGGCGCCTCCAGGTCGGGCACGGCGACCGAGTCGTCGGTCCCATCGAACTGGAGCGAGCCGTCGTTCCACCCGGTGCCGCCCTCGAGGCTACCGTCGTTGTCGTTGCCCGACCGGTCCACGAGCGTCGTATCGCCGTTATCACCGTCGAAACGGTAGTACGCGATGAAGTCGCCGATTTCGGAGCGGTCCTCGACGGTCCGGTCGACCAGCACGGACTGCTCGCCGTCACGCGAGACGACCGTAATCCGATCGCCGGGAGCCGTCGGCAGCAGGACCGACTGGCCCGCGCTTTCGGGCCCGAACCTCGCCACGTCGCGGCCGTTGAGCCGGACGCTGACGGTCGTGCTGATAGCGCCGGGTGTCATCCGAAGCCCGGCCGGCGTCTGCTCGTAGTCGAACGTCGCCGTGGCCTGGGGCGCGCCGGTCCCGTCCAGAAATGTCAGGGCACCGAGCGCGACGACGCCGCCCACGACGACGACCACCCCTACCAGCAGTAACACTCCCACGACCGTGGAGGCCCCACGTGCCGAACCCCGGACCATACCCTGATATATCAATACCATACGCTAACCGTTTCGGTGGTTTCAGTGGTCGATATCCATCCACTACTCGCGGTCGGGAGCCAAAATCCGACAGTTACAGGTGGTCGCTTGCACATCATCAGGTATGGCAGACGACCACCACGACGAGGACCGGCCCGACTACGACCCCGAACACGTCGAACTGCCCGCGAAGGCCCCGCCGCTGCGCTCGACGGCCCCCCAGAGCGGCTTCACGATGGGACAGGTCGGACAGGGCGCCGTCGTCGCACTCGTCGGGCTGGCGCTGACGTTCGGCGTCGCGCTGGCGCTGGTCTGATTAGCCCACGAAGAGCCTGCTATCAGTGACTGTCTCAGGAACCAAGAGCGGCAGTATCACAGACTAATGGGATACAGACTGCGTCTCATCAAACAGATTCAGGGCGTCGTGATGGTGGTGGGCGGGTTCGTGTTTCTCGTAACGATGAATCCGCCGATCGAGATAGTGGCCCAACTCGCCCTCCTTACCGGACTGCTAACCATCGCTGGCGGATTTATCTATATCTTCTTTCCGGAGCTCGTCTGGGATACGGACCTTCTTTTCTGAGTATGGGTGCGAGCGGGCGAGCGGCCACATCTGTGGCACTGTCCCCGAAAACGTGTGTCCAGCTACAGGTTTGGCTCAGGCCAATTCGTCCTCGATAGTGTCCCGTAGCTCGGCTATCTCGGCCGCGTCGTAGTGGAGCCGGTCGTCGTTGACCGTGATTTCGAGGTGGTTCGAGCCGTCGGCCGCACCGATTTCGGTCACCGGGGCGACGCCGTCGAAGGCCTCACGGACCGCGGCCGGGTCGGTCGTCTCGAAGACGACGCGGCCGGGCTGTTCGTTGAACAGGAGCCGTTTTCGGGTCCCGCGGTCGACGGTCGAGAGGTCGACGCTGGCCCCGGCATCGTCGTGGACCATCTCGGCCAGCGTCACCGCGAGGCCACCGTGGCTCACGTCGTGGGAGGCAAGCACGTGGTCCTCGTCGGCCACCTCGGCGATGGTCTGGACGAGTCCCGTGGGGTCGGCCGGCAGTTCGGGGAAGGCGTCGGTCCCGCCAAAGAGGGCGGTGTACTCGGAGCCGCCCAGTCGCGGGTCGGCTTCGCCCTCCAGTGCGAGGTCACCGACGACGACGAGGGTCCCCTCGCCGGAGAGGTCCATCGGTGGGGCGTCGTACCCCTCCTTGACCCCCACCAGCGCGAGCGTCGGCGTCGGCGGGATGGGGCCTGTGGCCGAGTCGTTGTACAGCGAGACGTTCCCGCCGACGACCGGCACGTCGAGTTCACTGCACATGTCCGCCAAGCCGTCGACGATACCCTTGAAGCCGCCGTAGACGTCGGGCTTCTCGGGGTTGCCGCCGTTGAGGCAGTCGACCGCGGCGTGGGGGACCGCGCCCTTGGCGGCGACGTTCGTGGCGTTCTCCAGCGCGACGGCGCGAGCGCCTTCGTACGGCGCGGCGTCGGTCCAGTTGGGGTCCGCGCCGGCCGAGAAGGCCAGCCCGGTTCCGGACTCCCGAATCGCGAGCAGGGCGGCGTCGTCGCCGGGCAGCATACTCGTCCGGACCTGGACTTCGTGGTCGTACTGACGATACACCCATCGTTTCGAGGCGGTGTTCGGGCTGGCGACGATGCGGTCGAACGCTTCGTCCATCGCCATCGTCGGCAGGTCCCGCTCCTGAATCGGCGGCTCCTCGCTCGGGAGGTCGTTCATCGGTGCGCCCTCGCCGAGGAACTCGGCGTCCACGTCGACGACCGTCTCGCCCTCGAACGTGCAGACGTAGTTCGTGCCGGCTCCGGTGAGTTCGCCGATGACCGAACAGCCGAGGTCGTAGCGCTCGGCCAGTTCGGCCACGCGGTCGACGTTCTCCGGTCGGACCTCGTAGACCATCCGCTCCTGGCTCTCGGCCAGCAGATACTCCATGGCGTTCATGTTCGGCTCGCGCTCGTGGACGCGCTCTAGCTCGATGCGGGCACCCAGGCCGCCCTTCGCGACCAGTTCGGAGGAGGCCCCGCCCAGGCCAGCCGCGCCCAGGTCTCGGGCCGACTCTAGCAGCTCCTCGTCCAGCAGCGCCTCGTTGCACTCGATGAGCAGCTTCTCCGCGTAGGGGTCGCCGACCTGGACCGCCGGACGGTCCTCGGTCTCGGCGTCCTCGGCGAGGTCTTCGCTGGCAAAGGAGGCACCACCGAGACCGTCACGACCGGTCGAGTTCCCGACCAGGACCAGCTTGTTGCCCGGCTCCTGGGCCTCAGCGGTGATGGTCCGTTCGGGCTCCAGCAGGCCGATACAGGAGACGTTGACAAGCGGGTTGCCCTCGTAGTCCTCGTGGAATGCGACCGACCCAGTCACCGTGGGGACGCCGATACAGTTGCCGTAGTGGGAGATGCCCTCGACGACGCCCTCGAAGAGGTACTGGGAGTGTTCGCGCTCGAAATCGCCGAAGTACAGACAGTCGGCCAGCGCGATGGGGTAGGCACCCATCGAGAGAGTGTCCCGGACGATGCCACCGACGCCGGTGGCCGCCCCGTCGAACGGGTCGACGTAGGAGGGGTGGTTGTGGGACTCGACGCCCATCGTTATGTACATCTCGTCACCGTCGTAGGTCGGCAGAGAGACGACGGCGGCGTCGTCACCGGGACCGATGACGACCTGGTCACCCTCACTGTCGAAGGCGGTCAGG is a window encoding:
- a CDS encoding DUF7550 family protein, with amino-acid sequence MADDHHDEDRPDYDPEHVELPAKAPPLRSTAPQSGFTMGQVGQGAVVALVGLALTFGVALALV
- the purL gene encoding phosphoribosylformylglycinamidine synthase subunit PurL; translated protein: MSLSDSDHDIVVEEIGREPTRAEAALFENLWSEHCAYRSSRPLLTAFDSEGDQVVIGPGDDAAVVSLPTYDGDEMYITMGVESHNHPSYVDPFDGAATGVGGIVRDTLSMGAYPIALADCLYFGDFEREHSQYLFEGVVEGISHYGNCIGVPTVTGSVAFHEDYEGNPLVNVSCIGLLEPERTITAEAQEPGNKLVLVGNSTGRDGLGGASFASEDLAEDAETEDRPAVQVGDPYAEKLLIECNEALLDEELLESARDLGAAGLGGASSELVAKGGLGARIELERVHEREPNMNAMEYLLAESQERMVYEVRPENVDRVAELAERYDLGCSVIGELTGAGTNYVCTFEGETVVDVDAEFLGEGAPMNDLPSEEPPIQERDLPTMAMDEAFDRIVASPNTASKRWVYRQYDHEVQVRTSMLPGDDAALLAIRESGTGLAFSAGADPNWTDAAPYEGARAVALENATNVAAKGAVPHAAVDCLNGGNPEKPDVYGGFKGIVDGLADMCSELDVPVVGGNVSLYNDSATGPIPPTPTLALVGVKEGYDAPPMDLSGEGTLVVVGDLALEGEADPRLGGSEYTALFGGTDAFPELPADPTGLVQTIAEVADEDHVLASHDVSHGGLAVTLAEMVHDDAGASVDLSTVDRGTRKRLLFNEQPGRVVFETTDPAAVREAFDGVAPVTEIGAADGSNHLEITVNDDRLHYDAAEIAELRDTIEDELA
- a CDS encoding LamG-like jellyroll fold domain-containing protein codes for the protein MVRGSARGASTVVGVLLLVGVVVVVGGVVALGALTFLDGTGAPQATATFDYEQTPAGLRMTPGAISTTVSVRLNGRDVARFGPESAGQSVLLPTAPGDRITVVSRDGEQSVLVDRTVEDRSEIGDFIAYYRFDGDNGDTTLVDRSGNDNDGSLEGGTGWNDGSLQFDGTDDSVAVPDLEAPEEGVTEYTIAIRYRQDGGGDAQELVEHIDGDDNWLMTLWDADGDTHRVRFLANKGGGGGCSAGNCIQTEDTISEGEQHVVVGTLDEDELALYVDGRKIGTDDSPGNISMGDLRIGRDSETPGQYFSGEIYEIRLYYTAFDGEEVEVLTGAME